A stretch of Desulfobacterales bacterium DNA encodes these proteins:
- a CDS encoding iron-containing alcohol dehydrogenase encodes MMFETIPFKTPSTFFGMDTIHQIGGEAKKLGAGKVLIVTGPSVKKAGILDKVLSFLNKESLAVEVNIQERDTPEPATDVVEGTAELAKKGNFDVIIGLGGGSILDVAKMASALMTNPGKTRDYFGKEKVSMRGKPTIMVPTTAGTGAEMTKHAIFLDRESDVKKAVASNNLLPNVAIIDPMLTVSCPAHVTASSGIDAFIHAAEPFISKNANAVTEIIALEAVRIITRWLGPAYADGKDLDARYYMSLGSMMSGMVLNNSGTSLVHALSYPIGGEYHSPHGVTLSALLATCFEYAIVARQDKMVRLAEAMGENVEGLSAREAAMLAPEAIRELVASVRLPNSLTELGVKDRSNLQYWAEEAHKEQRLLSRSPINLSVEDIKEIYEKAF; translated from the coding sequence ATGATGTTTGAAACAATACCATTTAAAACACCGTCGACTTTTTTCGGGATGGATACGATCCATCAGATCGGCGGTGAAGCAAAAAAACTGGGCGCGGGGAAAGTCTTGATCGTTACCGGTCCGTCGGTCAAAAAAGCCGGAATTTTAGATAAAGTCCTGTCGTTTTTGAACAAAGAAAGCCTGGCGGTGGAAGTCAATATACAGGAACGCGATACACCCGAGCCGGCCACCGATGTGGTTGAAGGGACGGCTGAACTTGCTAAAAAAGGAAATTTTGACGTGATTATCGGCCTGGGCGGCGGCAGTATTCTGGATGTGGCTAAAATGGCTTCCGCATTAATGACCAATCCGGGCAAAACCAGAGATTATTTCGGCAAGGAAAAGGTTTCGATGCGGGGAAAGCCGACGATCATGGTTCCCACAACAGCCGGAACCGGGGCCGAGATGACCAAGCACGCTATTTTTCTGGATAGGGAGAGCGACGTCAAAAAGGCGGTGGCCTCCAATAATCTGCTGCCGAATGTCGCCATTATCGACCCGATGCTGACAGTATCCTGCCCGGCGCATGTTACCGCCAGTTCCGGCATCGACGCCTTCATCCATGCGGCCGAACCGTTCATATCCAAAAACGCCAATGCGGTTACGGAGATCATTGCCCTGGAAGCCGTCCGGATCATCACCCGGTGGCTGGGACCGGCTTACGCCGATGGAAAGGATCTTGATGCCCGCTATTACATGTCTCTGGGGAGTATGATGTCCGGCATGGTCCTTAACAACTCCGGCACCAGTCTGGTGCATGCCCTGTCCTATCCCATCGGCGGCGAATACCACAGCCCCCACGGTGTGACCTTGAGTGCGCTGCTGGCCACCTGTTTTGAATATGCCATTGTCGCCCGGCAGGATAAAATGGTCCGGCTGGCCGAAGCCATGGGAGAAAACGTGGAAGGGCTTTCCGCGCGGGAAGCCGCAATGCTGGCCCCGGAAGCCATCCGCGAACTCGTGGCCAGTGTCCGGCTGCCCAATTCGCTGACGGAACTGGGCGTAAAGGACCGGTCCAACCTGCAGTACTGGGCCGAGGAAGCCCACAAGGAGCAGCGGCTCTTGTCGCGCTCGCCGATCAATCTGTCGGTGGAAGATATCAAGGAAATTTACGAAAAAGCTTTTTAA
- a CDS encoding ParM/StbA family protein — MEVAGIDIGFGFTKATDGKEFVLFKSILGEATDIQFSLPIVKSEAGPCMHVLLDGQSYFVGDFAEHHSNTRQFTLDQEKLLTDFCKVLALTAMGYLFDTYAPVNIVTGLPVGYYREYHQRFAKMLKGNHEISYQKNDGASESRRLNINNLRIIPQPLGSIFNVLMNESGKITNRELAKQKIGVIDIGFRTTDFCIFDGLQYVERGSSTTDTGIAKSFGVIAKKLREESKVNIELYRLYDAIGTGFIKIRGKEYNISKLKDSVFSHAASIIASDVSRLWADDWDIDAIIISGGGAMELAKFLQPLIAGNIMPVETHIDARLNNVQGYFKYAQYLWGNIDPPAKSDKID; from the coding sequence ATGGAAGTCGCAGGGATTGATATCGGATTCGGTTTTACCAAGGCCACGGATGGTAAGGAATTTGTCCTATTCAAATCCATACTGGGGGAGGCCACGGATATCCAGTTCAGTTTGCCCATCGTAAAAAGCGAGGCCGGGCCCTGCATGCATGTCTTGCTGGACGGACAGAGTTACTTTGTGGGGGATTTTGCCGAGCATCATTCCAACACGCGGCAATTCACACTGGACCAGGAAAAGCTTCTCACCGACTTTTGTAAGGTCCTGGCCCTGACCGCTATGGGCTATCTGTTTGATACCTATGCCCCTGTGAACATTGTTACCGGGCTGCCGGTGGGTTATTACCGCGAGTATCACCAGCGTTTTGCCAAAATGCTCAAGGGGAACCACGAAATCAGCTATCAAAAGAACGATGGCGCCAGTGAATCCAGGCGCCTCAATATCAACAATTTACGGATAATTCCCCAGCCGCTTGGCAGTATTTTTAACGTGCTGATGAACGAAAGCGGAAAGATTACCAATCGTGAACTGGCCAAACAAAAAATCGGCGTCATCGACATCGGGTTCCGAACCACCGATTTTTGTATTTTTGACGGTCTGCAGTATGTCGAACGGGGCAGCAGCACAACCGATACCGGGATTGCCAAAAGCTTTGGCGTGATCGCCAAAAAGCTCCGGGAAGAAAGCAAGGTGAACATCGAGCTGTATCGCCTTTACGATGCCATCGGAACGGGTTTCATCAAAATCCGGGGAAAGGAATATAATATCTCAAAACTCAAAGATTCGGTGTTTTCCCACGCGGCCAGCATCATTGCCAGCGACGTCTCCCGACTATGGGCCGATGACTGGGATATTGATGCCATCATTATCAGCGGCGGCGGCGCCATGGAGCTGGCTAAATTTTTACAGCCGCTGATTGCCGGCAACATTATGCCCGTAGAAACCCATATCGATGCCCGCCTGAACAACGTCCAGGGCTACTTCAAATATGCGCAGTACCTGTGGGGAAATATAGACCCGCCCGCCAAATCAGATAAGATCGACTAG
- a CDS encoding TIGR03960 family B12-binding radical SAM protein: protein MNNNRIEDILPLVERPSRYLGSEVNSIHKDLAGIKLKIALAFPDMYEIGTSHFGLQILYHILNRQPQIAAERVFAPAPDMAALLKSSGAALQTLESGWPLRRFNIIGFSLLYELNYTNMLAMLDLAGIPFNADQRDLSYPLIIAGGPSMVNPEPVADFFDAILVGDGEEAVLEMAEAWLLWKEDGSGDKQTLLKMWSAIEGVYIPSFFSPVYDASGFQTLIARFPDYTKVRRAIVSDLDSAAFPQKPILPFGRPVHDRLRLEISRGCTRGCRFCQAGMTYRPVRERKTETLVALSEASLAATGYEDLSLLSLSTGDHSCIQALLQHLMDRCEQNHTAVSLPSIRAGTLTPELMKLIKRVRKTGFTIAPEAGSQRLRDVINKNILNDEIIRTVKDAFGLGWRVIKLYFMIGLPTETPGDLRELVELVKALRLIKSPTGAKLRKGAINVSITTFIPKPHTPFQWSTQLSLTESNEKIRMLKDQLHLSGIHFKWQNPEVSAIEGLWSRGDRRLSRLLTAAYRRGCRFDGWSDLFQFHSWQKAIEDAQVDADFYTTRTRDIDEPLPWDHIDCGPSKDYLKAEWQKALAAEPTPDCRKGACNSCGVCDFDRVAPIVFTSCPTPPALPAPAAPFEEPAFQTFQLTYAKKGPARYFGHLEMVNIFLRAIRRVNLPLKYSQGFHPMPKVSFEDPLPIGLESLAEIMSVTVRAPVKPDEIPTALNSHLPEGLEALGCRPAPAKADRAAIQSITYQLTLKEGSFDRAKLQYFNDKPEVILERLNRKGNRIQIDLKKTVVKVEFLSDVKLQLTLKSEPGKTIRPFEAVSEIFTITPEAIKLARCVKIVTN from the coding sequence ATGAACAACAACCGTATAGAAGATATTCTGCCCCTGGTGGAACGGCCCAGCCGGTATTTAGGATCGGAAGTAAACAGCATCCATAAAGATCTCGCCGGTATAAAGCTAAAAATTGCGCTGGCTTTTCCGGACATGTATGAAATCGGCACCTCCCACTTCGGTCTCCAGATCCTTTACCACATCTTGAACCGGCAGCCCCAGATTGCAGCTGAACGGGTTTTTGCGCCGGCCCCGGACATGGCGGCGCTTTTAAAATCATCCGGCGCTGCGCTGCAAACCCTTGAAAGCGGGTGGCCGCTGCGCCGGTTTAATATCATCGGCTTCAGCCTTCTCTATGAGCTGAACTACACCAATATGCTCGCCATGCTTGACCTTGCCGGAATTCCCTTTAATGCAGACCAGCGGGACCTTTCCTATCCGTTAATTATTGCCGGCGGCCCCAGCATGGTGAACCCGGAACCGGTGGCCGACTTTTTTGATGCCATTCTGGTGGGAGATGGAGAAGAAGCTGTTTTAGAAATGGCCGAGGCCTGGCTTTTATGGAAAGAAGATGGGTCCGGTGACAAACAAACCCTTTTAAAAATGTGGTCTGCCATCGAAGGCGTCTATATTCCTTCTTTTTTCTCACCGGTATATGACGCATCCGGGTTTCAGACCCTGATAGCCAGGTTTCCGGACTATACAAAAGTCCGTCGCGCCATTGTATCGGACCTAGATAGCGCCGCATTTCCCCAAAAGCCGATCCTCCCCTTCGGACGGCCGGTTCATGACCGCTTGCGGCTGGAAATTTCCCGGGGCTGCACCCGGGGCTGCCGCTTTTGCCAGGCCGGAATGACCTATCGCCCGGTTCGCGAAAGAAAGACCGAAACGCTGGTAGCGCTTTCCGAGGCATCGCTGGCTGCCACCGGGTATGAGGATTTATCGCTACTCTCCTTGAGTACCGGCGACCACAGCTGTATCCAAGCCCTATTGCAGCACCTGATGGACCGCTGCGAGCAGAATCATACGGCTGTCTCCCTTCCGTCGATTCGGGCAGGCACCTTGACGCCGGAGTTGATGAAACTGATCAAGCGGGTCCGCAAAACCGGATTTACCATAGCGCCGGAAGCCGGCAGCCAACGGCTCAGAGACGTCATCAACAAGAACATTCTAAACGATGAAATCATCCGTACGGTAAAGGACGCCTTCGGTCTGGGATGGCGGGTCATTAAATTATATTTCATGATCGGGCTTCCCACCGAAACCCCAGGGGATCTGCGCGAACTGGTGGAACTGGTAAAGGCGCTGCGCCTAATTAAATCGCCCACAGGCGCGAAGCTGAGGAAGGGCGCCATCAACGTCAGCATCACCACATTTATACCCAAGCCCCACACCCCGTTTCAATGGTCAACCCAGCTTTCTCTGACGGAGTCCAACGAAAAAATCCGTATGCTCAAGGACCAGCTCCACTTATCCGGCATCCATTTTAAATGGCAGAATCCGGAGGTCAGCGCCATCGAGGGGCTCTGGTCCCGGGGCGACCGGCGACTTTCCCGGCTGTTGACAGCCGCCTACCGGCGGGGATGTCGGTTTGACGGCTGGAGCGATTTGTTTCAATTTCATTCCTGGCAGAAGGCTATTGAGGATGCCCAGGTGGATGCCGATTTTTACACCACCCGTACAAGGGACATTGACGAACCCCTTCCCTGGGATCATATAGATTGCGGCCCTTCAAAGGATTATTTAAAAGCGGAGTGGCAAAAGGCGCTTGCAGCCGAGCCGACCCCGGACTGCCGCAAGGGAGCCTGTAACAGCTGCGGCGTCTGCGATTTTGACCGGGTGGCCCCGATCGTTTTTACAAGCTGCCCGACGCCCCCGGCGCTGCCTGCTCCGGCCGCCCCCTTCGAAGAGCCGGCGTTTCAAACTTTCCAGTTGACCTACGCCAAAAAGGGACCGGCCAGATATTTCGGACATCTCGAGATGGTCAACATCTTTCTGCGCGCTATCCGCCGGGTCAACCTGCCGCTGAAATACTCCCAGGGGTTTCACCCCATGCCGAAAGTTTCTTTTGAAGACCCGCTTCCCATCGGCCTTGAAAGTCTTGCAGAAATCATGTCCGTAACGGTTCGAGCACCTGTAAAACCGGATGAGATACCAACCGCTCTGAATTCACATCTTCCCGAGGGGCTTGAGGCCCTGGGCTGCCGGCCGGCCCCTGCAAAAGCCGACCGGGCCGCTATTCAATCGATCACATATCAGCTGACATTAAAAGAGGGTTCTTTTGATAGAGCGAAATTACAATATTTTAATGATAAGCCCGAAGTTATCCTTGAACGGCTGAACCGGAAAGGAAACCGGATACAAATCGATCTGAAAAAAACGGTTGTAAAGGTTGAGTTCCTTTCAGACGTTAAACTCCAGCTGACGCTTAAATCGGAACCCGGTAAAACAATCCGGCCCTTTGAAGCTGTTTCTGAAATTTTCACCATCACCCCGGAAGCCATTAAACTGGCCAGATGCGTCAAGATTGTCACGAATTAG
- a CDS encoding four-carbon acid sugar kinase family protein: MPILLGAIGDDFTGSTDLALMLSKNGMPAVQYIGVPADAIAAGDMPAAVIALKSRTVPKAEAVSQSLAACSWLLAQGARQIFFKYCSTFDSTEKGNIGPVAEALLNFLGDKATIVCPAFPANHRTVYQGHLFVGDRLLSESSMRDHPLTPMTDANLVRFLGRQLGRPESAGLISIQTVEAGPAAIQEKLTVLADQGTRFAVADAISEKHLMDIGAACANLKLITGGSGVALGLPDNFRKAGLLRDMRGLAALPRIEGPAVVIAGSCSSATRGQVRRMARTCPAFKIDPVRLAQGKQRVESVLAWASEAMVKGPVLIYSSAEPDEVADAQKRLGTERAGELIERAFAEIARQLAAGSVQKLIVAGGETAGAVVAALGIQALYIGPEIEPGVPWTFCKAPETICLALKSGNFGGENFFEKALGMLP; the protein is encoded by the coding sequence ATGCCAATTCTTTTAGGCGCCATCGGCGACGATTTTACCGGGTCTACGGATCTGGCCCTGATGCTGTCCAAAAACGGCATGCCGGCCGTTCAATACATCGGCGTGCCCGCCGATGCAATTGCGGCAGGGGATATGCCGGCAGCGGTCATCGCCTTGAAATCCCGAACCGTTCCGAAGGCGGAAGCCGTCTCCCAATCGTTGGCAGCCTGCAGCTGGCTTCTGGCGCAGGGCGCCCGGCAAATATTTTTTAAATACTGCTCGACTTTTGATTCCACTGAAAAGGGAAATATCGGACCGGTGGCCGAGGCCCTGTTAAATTTTTTAGGCGACAAAGCCACTATCGTCTGCCCCGCTTTTCCGGCCAATCACCGCACGGTTTACCAGGGCCATCTTTTTGTGGGAGATCGGCTTCTGAGCGAATCCAGCATGCGGGATCACCCCCTGACCCCCATGACGGATGCCAACCTGGTTCGATTCCTGGGCCGACAGCTGGGACGGCCGGAGTCGGCCGGGTTGATTTCCATTCAAACCGTGGAAGCGGGCCCAGCGGCCATTCAGGAGAAATTAACGGTTTTAGCTGATCAAGGAACCCGGTTTGCCGTTGCGGATGCGATATCAGAGAAACATCTGATGGATATCGGAGCGGCCTGCGCAAACTTAAAGCTGATTACCGGCGGATCGGGTGTGGCCTTGGGACTGCCCGACAATTTCCGCAAAGCAGGACTATTAAGGGATATGCGCGGGCTGGCGGCGCTGCCCCGGATAGAAGGACCCGCGGTCGTTATCGCCGGCAGCTGTTCGTCCGCCACCCGGGGGCAGGTCCGCCGCATGGCCCGCACATGTCCTGCCTTTAAAATAGATCCCGTGAGATTGGCCCAGGGGAAACAGCGGGTGGAATCGGTGCTTGCCTGGGCCTCGGAGGCCATGGTCAAGGGACCGGTCTTGATTTATTCGTCAGCTGAACCGGATGAGGTTGCCGACGCCCAGAAACGTTTGGGAACGGAGCGGGCCGGAGAGCTTATCGAGCGGGCATTCGCGGAAATAGCCCGGCAGTTGGCGGCGGGGAGTGTTCAGAAACTGATTGTTGCCGGCGGCGAGACCGCCGGGGCGGTGGTGGCGGCCCTGGGCATTCAAGCGCTTTATATTGGACCGGAAATCGAACCGGGTGTGCCCTGGACTTTTTGCAAAGCACCCGAGACAATTTGTCTGGCATTAAAATCCGGCAATTTCGGCGGAGAGAATTTTTTTGAAAAGGCGCTGGGAATGCTGCCCTGA
- a CDS encoding Do family serine endopeptidase yields the protein MAGRGMRSLLRFKSICIKYRRKHNDIKEIVYRMKSQNIYTQIILALMIVMVLFMARPSIGSGTEYQRETPVVNAVRKVSPAVVNISSRYEVRKRANPFSGFGMDPFFDSFFKDFFDPGFEQRYQRSSLGSGVIIDGKRGFILTNAHVIEKTGTIKVVLNDEREFEAQIIGADPDSDLAVLRIESKTPLPAIEMGNSDDLMIGETVIAIGNPFGFSHTVTTGVISALSRSIRTDDRVFQDFIQTDASINPGNSGGPLLNINGDLIGINTAIYAKAQGIGFAIPINKARRIISDLIRHGEVIPAWIGIVVQDIDNKLAKYLNIPVSKGVLVKEVEKNSPAGEAGIREGDIILSLGNKKLQSSQDFQSAMNDFASGDTLQIDLQRGGKEQRVSVKAAVFPMGQAKALIGKLLGVAVENIGTGRRHPNRTTATEGVVISELQPQSYLARIGARPGDVIRRLDDIPIKDIKDFEKAMIKYRNKSSVVMLLQRDSELYYITVKL from the coding sequence ATGGCGGGACGGGGAATGCGCTCGCTGCTGCGGTTCAAGTCGATATGCATCAAATACAGACGGAAACATAATGACATTAAAGAAATCGTTTATCGTATGAAATCGCAAAACATATATACACAGATCATTTTGGCGCTGATGATCGTCATGGTGCTCTTTATGGCCAGGCCGTCCATCGGCAGCGGCACGGAATATCAGCGTGAAACCCCTGTAGTCAATGCCGTACGCAAGGTCAGCCCGGCGGTTGTAAACATAAGCTCCCGGTACGAAGTACGCAAGCGCGCCAATCCTTTTTCCGGATTCGGGATGGACCCTTTTTTTGATTCTTTTTTCAAGGATTTTTTTGATCCCGGCTTTGAGCAGCGCTACCAGCGCAGCAGCCTGGGATCGGGCGTCATCATTGACGGCAAAAGGGGTTTTATCCTGACCAATGCCCATGTCATTGAAAAAACCGGGACGATCAAGGTGGTGTTAAATGATGAACGGGAGTTTGAGGCGCAAATTATCGGTGCAGATCCCGACTCTGATCTGGCGGTCCTGCGGATTGAGTCAAAAACGCCGCTGCCGGCCATTGAAATGGGAAACTCGGATGATTTAATGATCGGCGAGACCGTGATTGCCATCGGCAATCCGTTTGGGTTTTCCCACACCGTCACAACAGGCGTCATCAGCGCCCTGAGTCGAAGCATCCGAACGGACGACCGCGTATTTCAGGACTTTATCCAAACAGATGCATCCATCAATCCGGGAAACAGCGGCGGGCCCCTGCTGAACATCAACGGGGACCTAATCGGAATCAACACGGCCATCTATGCCAAGGCCCAGGGGATCGGCTTTGCCATACCCATCAACAAGGCCAGACGGATTATCTCCGACCTGATCCGGCACGGCGAAGTGATCCCGGCCTGGATCGGCATCGTTGTCCAGGATATCGACAATAAGCTTGCAAAATACCTCAACATTCCGGTAAGCAAAGGCGTGCTTGTCAAGGAAGTGGAAAAAAACAGCCCGGCCGGGGAGGCGGGAATCCGGGAAGGTGATATTATCCTTTCGTTGGGAAACAAAAAACTCCAGAGTAGTCAGGATTTTCAGTCGGCCATGAACGATTTTGCCAGCGGCGACACCCTTCAGATAGATCTGCAGCGCGGCGGCAAGGAGCAGCGTGTTTCCGTCAAAGCGGCTGTTTTTCCCATGGGTCAGGCAAAGGCCCTGATCGGCAAGCTGCTGGGTGTGGCCGTGGAAAATATAGGCACCGGCCGTCGCCACCCAAACCGGACAACAGCTACGGAAGGGGTTGTGATTTCAGAGCTGCAGCCGCAGTCGTATCTGGCCCGGATCGGGGCCCGGCCGGGGGATGTCATTCGCCGGCTGGACGATATCCCCATCAAGGACATCAAGGACTTTGAAAAAGCGATGATAAAATATCGGAACAAATCATCTGTTGTGATGCTGCTGCAAAGGGATAGCGAACTTTATTATATAACGGTTAAGCTGTAA
- the asnS gene encoding asparagine--tRNA ligase, with product MQRTKISQLLQAKDPATDVLIKGWVRTRRDSKAFSFIELNDGSCLKNMQVIAGSALENYNEVVKLTTGSAVAVKGKLVASQGAGQRWEIQADGVEVLSLAPESFPLQKKRHSDEFLRNIAHLRPRTNKYGATFRIRSALSHAIHRFFQDRGFSYIHTPILTGSDCEGAGELFKVTTLDLVHPPLKDGQTDFSRDFFGRPANLTVSGQLSAEMFALALGDVYTFGPTFRAENSNTRRHVAEFWMVEPEMAFCDLQGNMDLGEEMIKELTAAILETCSEDLDLFARFVDKELMKILENIVSSEFVRLPYREAIDILTGAKEKFEFEISYGKDLQSEHENFLTERQFKKPVIIYDYPKEIKPFYMRLNSDNATVAAMDVLVPSVGEIIGGSQREERLDVLEARMDSAGLPKADYWWYLDSRRYGTVEHSGFGMGFERLLMLLTGIRNIRDVIPFPRTPSSIEF from the coding sequence ATGCAGCGAACTAAAATATCCCAATTGCTTCAGGCGAAAGACCCTGCCACAGATGTTCTGATCAAGGGCTGGGTCAGAACCCGGCGGGATTCAAAAGCGTTTTCTTTTATTGAACTCAATGACGGCTCCTGCTTGAAAAACATGCAGGTAATTGCCGGCAGCGCTCTGGAAAATTATAATGAGGTTGTTAAACTGACAACCGGCTCGGCTGTCGCGGTCAAGGGCAAACTGGTGGCGTCCCAGGGGGCAGGGCAGCGTTGGGAAATTCAAGCCGACGGGGTGGAGGTCTTGAGCCTGGCCCCGGAGTCGTTCCCGCTCCAGAAAAAGCGTCACAGTGACGAGTTTTTAAGAAATATTGCGCATTTACGCCCCCGGACCAATAAGTACGGGGCCACCTTCCGCATTCGCTCGGCCTTGTCCCATGCCATTCATCGCTTTTTTCAGGACAGAGGCTTTTCCTATATTCATACCCCCATCCTTACCGGTTCGGACTGCGAAGGGGCCGGTGAACTGTTTAAGGTGACGACCCTGGATTTGGTCCACCCACCCCTTAAAGACGGACAAACCGACTTTTCCCGTGATTTTTTCGGCCGGCCGGCCAATTTGACGGTTTCCGGCCAGCTGTCGGCGGAGATGTTTGCGCTGGCCCTGGGCGATGTATATACCTTTGGCCCGACGTTTCGGGCTGAAAATTCCAATACCCGGCGGCATGTGGCTGAATTTTGGATGGTGGAGCCGGAAATGGCCTTTTGCGATCTACAGGGAAACATGGACCTGGGCGAAGAAATGATAAAAGAATTGACGGCCGCCATCCTGGAGACATGTTCAGAAGATTTGGATCTTTTTGCCAGGTTCGTTGATAAAGAGCTGATGAAGATCCTGGAAAATATTGTTTCTTCAGAATTTGTCCGGCTGCCCTATCGTGAGGCAATCGATATTTTAACCGGCGCCAAGGAGAAATTTGAATTTGAAATATCCTATGGAAAGGACCTGCAGTCGGAGCATGAAAACTTTCTGACGGAGCGGCAGTTTAAAAAACCGGTGATCATTTATGATTATCCCAAAGAGATCAAACCGTTTTACATGCGCCTGAACAGCGACAATGCCACTGTGGCGGCAATGGATGTGCTGGTCCCGTCTGTGGGTGAGATCATCGGCGGCAGCCAGCGTGAAGAACGTCTGGATGTTCTGGAGGCCCGCATGGATAGCGCCGGCCTTCCCAAAGCGGACTACTGGTGGTATCTGGACTCGCGTCGCTACGGGACGGTTGAACACAGCGGCTTCGGCATGGGGTTTGAACGGCTGCTGATGCTCTTGACGGGCATCCGCAATATTCGCGATGTGATACCCTTTCCCCGAACGCCCAGCAGTATCGAATTCTGA
- a CDS encoding FadR/GntR family transcriptional regulator: MKSRNNEQSVQRLRELLQSGRYPQEGRLPPERELSVELGISRAALRKALSVLEAENLIWRHVGRGTFVGSRTTGKHEARFMVAEITNPAEIMEVRMVFEPKTAAIAALRATPGNLEKITNALIKSEAATDPLSFEVWDGALHRAIAASTGNSLLVSLFEAINSLREDKLWGRLKEASFNRERHQFYCRQHRKMVAAIADRDAAEAERMMRMHLEAVQKNLLGNL; encoded by the coding sequence ATGAAAAGCAGAAATAATGAGCAGTCAGTTCAGCGTCTGCGGGAGTTGCTGCAGAGCGGGCGATACCCGCAAGAGGGCCGCCTGCCCCCGGAACGGGAGCTGTCGGTGGAGCTGGGCATTTCACGGGCTGCCTTGCGAAAAGCGTTGTCGGTTCTGGAAGCGGAAAATTTGATCTGGCGGCATGTGGGGCGGGGAACATTTGTCGGCTCCCGAACCACGGGGAAGCACGAGGCCCGGTTCATGGTCGCCGAGATTACCAACCCGGCAGAAATCATGGAAGTCAGAATGGTTTTTGAGCCCAAAACGGCTGCTATCGCAGCGCTGCGGGCGACCCCCGGCAACCTTGAAAAGATCACCAATGCGCTGATTAAGTCCGAGGCGGCAACAGACCCGCTCTCTTTTGAGGTGTGGGACGGCGCCCTGCACCGGGCGATTGCCGCATCAACCGGAAATTCGCTTTTGGTTTCACTGTTTGAAGCGATCAACAGTTTGCGCGAAGACAAACTCTGGGGGCGGCTGAAAGAAGCCAGCTTTAATCGCGAGCGGCATCAATTCTATTGCCGGCAGCACCGCAAGATGGTGGCGGCCATTGCCGACCGCGATGCGGCTGAAGCCGAACGGATGATGCGCATGCACCTGGAAGCCGTTCAGAAAAATTTACTGGGAAACCTTTAA
- a CDS encoding acetyl-CoA C-acyltransferase: MKDIVIASACRTAIGAFGGTLRDSNAATLASVTMKAAVERAGIDPALIDDVRYGCCMEPADSLNVARVGALLAGIPDTVTAATINRVCISGMEAVISGMAMIRAEMADVILAGGVEHMSGAPYTVPAARWGCRLQDQVLVDAMIHALHCGSHIIPHPEDGPVNANEPPLSLFKGKPYLMGHTAEFIAQYMNISRREMDLFALRSNNEAERATRDGSFKDEIVPVMIPQKRKEPIVFDKDEHFRPGLTLEQLEKLPPAFVPKIGKVTAGNSSGINDGSAGLIILSAQKAKDLNITPLAKIKAVGRGACHPSVMGLSPVPAVKQMLAAGKLQINDFELIELNEAFAAQYIGCERELSLNRSLTNVNGSGIGLGHPVGATGARIIVTLMYALKKRNKSLGLATLCGGGGVSMACAIEML, encoded by the coding sequence ATGAAAGACATCGTCATTGCATCGGCCTGCCGGACCGCCATCGGCGCCTTTGGCGGAACCCTGCGCGACAGCAACGCCGCGACCCTGGCCAGTGTCACCATGAAAGCAGCGGTTGAGCGGGCAGGAATCGATCCGGCCCTGATCGATGATGTCCGCTACGGCTGCTGCATGGAACCGGCCGACTCCCTGAACGTGGCCCGTGTCGGCGCGCTTCTGGCAGGCATTCCGGATACGGTTACAGCGGCAACCATCAACCGGGTATGCATCTCCGGCATGGAAGCGGTCATTTCAGGCATGGCCATGATCCGGGCGGAAATGGCCGATGTCATTCTGGCCGGCGGCGTTGAACATATGTCCGGTGCGCCTTACACGGTGCCGGCCGCCCGCTGGGGCTGCCGGCTCCAGGACCAGGTCTTGGTGGACGCCATGATCCATGCCCTGCACTGCGGCTCGCACATCATTCCCCATCCCGAGGACGGGCCGGTCAATGCAAATGAGCCGCCGTTGAGTCTTTTTAAAGGAAAGCCCTATCTCATGGGGCACACGGCGGAATTTATCGCCCAGTACATGAACATCAGCCGCCGGGAAATGGACCTTTTCGCCCTGCGAAGCAACAATGAAGCTGAAAGAGCGACCCGGGACGGATCTTTTAAGGATGAGATTGTACCGGTTATGATACCCCAAAAAAGAAAAGAACCGATTGTGTTTGACAAAGACGAACACTTCCGGCCGGGGCTCACCCTGGAGCAGCTTGAAAAACTGCCGCCGGCCTTTGTGCCGAAAATCGGAAAGGTGACGGCCGGAAATTCCAGCGGCATCAACGACGGCTCAGCCGGACTCATCATTCTGTCGGCCCAAAAAGCGAAAGACCTGAACATCACACCGCTGGCCAAAATAAAGGCTGTCGGCCGGGGCGCCTGCCACCCGTCGGTCATGGGGCTGTCGCCGGTGCCGGCCGTCAAACAGATGCTTGCCGCCGGCAAACTTCAAATAAACGATTTTGAACTGATCGAGCTCAACGAGGCCTTTGCCGCCCAGTACATCGGCTGCGAGCGGGAGCTGAGCTTAAATCGCAGCCTCACCAATGTCAACGGGTCCGGCATCGGTTTGGGCCATCCGGTGGGCGCAACCGGCGCCCGCATCATCGTCACATTGATGTATGCCTTGAAAAAAAGGAACAAGTCGTTGGGCCTGGCAACACTTTGCGGCGGCGGCGGCGTCTCCATGGCCTGTGCCATCGAGATGCTCTAG